A portion of the Calothrix sp. 336/3 genome contains these proteins:
- a CDS encoding pentapeptide repeat-containing protein → MRKRTLLQRKLREKIRDLLDIVWFRVLLAIAIAYILMLTFSHIEQWNHQQSVCKSQDSLLQCFYRQALSIIELNNIEGFSILAAASLYLLESRERRRNTIYEAWQVVDNAAAANVSTSYARIKALEDLNQYGVSLKSLDIPGADLNEIDLAGADLSIADLSHTNLSYANLKEVNLCDAQLAGANLCRARLKEANLKFANLNGAQLEGANLARANLSNSDLAGANLGGADLRGANLEFADLNGVQLEVANLTDAKLAGAQLEGADLSDAKLEGADLKNAFLIDANFTRANLKNADLRGTQDLSVEQIQAAYNWAEAKYDRYFSIQLGLPVEPENQYSGVI, encoded by the coding sequence TTGAGAAAACGTACTCTATTACAGAGGAAATTACGGGAAAAAATACGAGACTTGCTGGATATAGTTTGGTTTCGTGTTTTGTTGGCGATCGCGATCGCCTATATCTTGATGCTGACATTCAGTCACATAGAACAGTGGAATCACCAACAGTCCGTTTGTAAATCTCAAGATTCATTATTGCAGTGTTTTTATAGACAAGCCTTATCAATCATTGAACTGAATAACATCGAAGGTTTTAGTATCCTAGCCGCAGCCAGTTTATATTTACTCGAAAGTCGCGAGCGTAGGCGAAATACTATCTATGAAGCATGGCAAGTAGTGGATAATGCAGCTGCGGCAAATGTCTCAACTAGCTATGCCAGAATCAAAGCTCTGGAAGATTTAAATCAGTATGGTGTATCTTTAAAGTCTTTAGATATACCTGGCGCAGACTTAAATGAAATTGATTTGGCAGGTGCTGATTTGAGTATTGCAGACCTCAGTCATACCAATCTCAGCTATGCTAACCTCAAGGAAGTAAATCTCTGTGATGCCCAATTAGCAGGTGCAAACCTCTGTCGTGCCAGACTTAAAGAAGCAAACCTGAAATTTGCTAACCTCAATGGTGCCCAATTAGAAGGTGCTAATTTAGCCCGTGCTAATTTAAGTAATAGTGATTTGGCAGGTGCTAACCTTGGTGGTGCAGACTTACGAGGAGCAAATCTGGAATTTGCCGATTTGAACGGTGTACAGCTAGAAGTCGCAAATCTCACAGATGCCAAATTAGCAGGCGCTCAGCTAGAAGGGGCAGACCTGAGTGATGCTAAATTAGAAGGGGCAGACTTGAAAAATGCATTCCTCATTGATGCCAATTTTACCCGCGCTAACCTGAAAAATGCTGATTTGCGAGGTACTCAAGACCTCAGTGTAGAGCAAATTCAAGCCGCATACAACTGGGCAGAAGCAAAATACGATCGCTACTTTTCCATCCAACTAGGTTTACCCGTAGAACCAGAAAATCAGTACAGTGGAGTTATCTAG
- a CDS encoding Hsp20/alpha crystallin family protein, whose protein sequence is MTIIRYNPWAEFNTVQRQLDRLFEDLQAPNLRTPAAELTETEDALHLKLELPGIEAKDVDIEVTTNAVKVVAERKNERKEGTRSEFYYGKLQRIIPLNTKVQNTNVTAEYKNGILNLTLPKVEEEKNKVVKVSLEQN, encoded by the coding sequence ATGACTATTATCCGTTACAATCCTTGGGCTGAATTTAACACCGTTCAACGCCAACTTGACCGTCTATTTGAAGATTTACAAGCACCTAACTTGAGAACTCCCGCAGCTGAATTAACCGAAACAGAAGATGCATTGCACCTCAAATTAGAACTTCCTGGGATAGAAGCAAAGGATGTAGATATTGAAGTCACAACCAATGCAGTTAAGGTAGTTGCCGAACGGAAAAATGAACGCAAGGAAGGAACTCGTTCTGAGTTTTATTACGGTAAGTTACAACGTATAATTCCCCTCAACACTAAAGTTCAAAATACCAATGTAACTGCTGAATACAAAAATGGAATTTTGAATTTGACACTACCTAAAGTTGAGGAAGAAAAGAACAAAGTCGTGAAAGTTAGCTTGGAACAAAACTAG
- a CDS encoding lysophospholipid acyltransferase family protein codes for MKIFLTRLLRLIFFLIIVRVVILIIIGLRIVNKEGLPQSGPAIIVANHNSHLDTMVLMTILPIKLLNKLRPVAAEDYFLKNSLLAWFSLNILNIISLKRQNINSRENPFLSCSEALLQEDILIIYPEGSRGKPESLSTFKSGIAHLAKNHPDVPIYPIFMYGLGKVLPKGEALLVPFFCDVFVGDKIFWTGNKKSFMDLLNQRIQDLASEKKLPSWE; via the coding sequence TTGAAAATATTCTTAACAAGATTATTACGGCTAATCTTTTTTCTCATCATTGTCAGAGTCGTTATTCTGATAATTATTGGCTTGAGAATTGTTAATAAGGAAGGATTACCCCAATCGGGACCTGCGATTATTGTCGCTAATCATAATAGTCATTTAGATACAATGGTATTAATGACGATTTTACCAATTAAATTACTGAACAAGTTACGACCTGTTGCCGCAGAAGATTATTTTCTTAAGAATTCTCTTCTCGCTTGGTTTTCTCTGAATATTCTCAATATTATTAGTCTCAAACGCCAAAATATTAATAGTCGGGAAAATCCATTTTTAAGTTGCTCAGAAGCTTTATTGCAGGAAGATATTTTAATTATCTACCCAGAGGGTTCCAGGGGAAAACCAGAAAGTTTATCAACTTTTAAAAGTGGCATCGCTCACTTGGCTAAAAATCATCCAGATGTCCCCATCTATCCCATATTCATGTATGGTTTAGGCAAGGTTTTGCCAAAAGGTGAGGCTCTGTTAGTTCCTTTCTTCTGTGATGTTTTTGTTGGGGATAAGATTTTTTGGACAGGAAATAAAAAGAGTTTTATGGATTTATTGAATCAGCGCATCCAAGATTTAGCTTCTGAGAAAAAGTTGCCCTCATGGGAATAG
- a CDS encoding phosphatidate cytidylyltransferase: protein MNINNYLTETSTLQSIITGLFHLPPPNVLWAFAGIFTLLIIASIVIAILALRQPETDYTELKQRVQSWWIIVILFTIALTVNKSIAIIFFAFLSFLALKEYFSLIPTRIEDRRVIFWAYLGLIIEYYWIHINWYVMFLIFIPVYMFLFLPMRMVIIGETEGFLKAVGTIHWGLMLTVYCFGHMAYLLMAPAEVNPVAGGAGFILYLVFLTQINDIAQYIWGKSLGKHKVLPTVSPNKTWEGLLGGIFTTTVMAVIIAPWLTPFPPLYALSVGILIGVAGFIGDVTISALKRDLGVKDSGNLIPGHGGILDRIDSLTYTAPLFFHFTAYFYFQSLLR, encoded by the coding sequence ATGAATATTAATAACTATCTCACAGAAACATCAACCTTACAATCCATAATTACAGGTTTATTTCATCTCCCCCCTCCTAATGTTTTATGGGCATTCGCTGGCATTTTTACACTTTTAATCATTGCGAGCATTGTCATTGCAATTTTGGCATTACGCCAACCAGAAACAGACTATACCGAACTCAAACAACGGGTTCAATCCTGGTGGATAATAGTTATTCTTTTCACTATTGCTCTCACAGTTAACAAAAGTATTGCCATTATCTTTTTTGCTTTTCTCAGCTTTTTAGCATTAAAAGAATATTTTTCCCTAATTCCGACTCGTATTGAAGATCGCCGAGTCATATTTTGGGCATACCTAGGGTTAATCATTGAATATTATTGGATTCACATCAATTGGTATGTGATGTTTCTTATCTTTATCCCTGTTTATATGTTCTTGTTTTTACCCATGCGTATGGTAATTATCGGAGAAACAGAAGGATTTCTCAAAGCAGTAGGAACTATACACTGGGGCTTGATGCTGACAGTTTATTGCTTTGGGCACATGGCATATTTGTTAATGGCTCCAGCAGAAGTAAATCCTGTTGCCGGAGGTGCTGGCTTTATTTTATACTTAGTTTTTCTTACCCAAATCAACGATATCGCCCAATATATTTGGGGAAAATCCCTAGGAAAGCATAAAGTACTACCCACAGTCAGTCCCAATAAAACCTGGGAAGGTTTGTTAGGTGGTATTTTTACTACCACTGTCATGGCTGTAATTATTGCTCCTTGGTTAACACCTTTTCCGCCCCTTTATGCCCTCTCTGTTGGTATATTAATTGGTGTCGCTGGTTTTATTGGTGATGTCACAATCTCCGCCTTAAAGCGCGATTTAGGGGTGAAGGATAGCGGTAATTTAATTCCGGGACATGGAGGTATTCTTGATCGCATTGATAGCTTGACTTATACAGCGCCCTTATTTTTCCACTTTACTGCCTATTTCTATTTTCAGAGTTTACTTCGTTGA
- a CDS encoding CDP-alcohol phosphatidyltransferase family protein — MRSLYELKPTFQNQLRPLVNQLAHRGVTANQVTIFATILSIFAGITITIGHEYPQLLLIIPPLMLIRMALNAIDGMLAREHGMKSILGGILNELTDVISDAFIYLPFALIPGITSPLVVVIVILAIISEMAGILGVVAGGTRRYDGPMGKSDRAFIFALISLLLGCGIISGTWLNILFAMTIILLIINIINRVRNTLAEVS; from the coding sequence ATGCGTAGTCTCTACGAACTCAAACCCACTTTTCAAAACCAACTCAGACCTTTAGTCAATCAACTTGCTCACAGGGGAGTGACAGCCAATCAAGTGACTATCTTTGCCACTATCCTCTCTATATTTGCAGGTATTACTATTACTATAGGTCACGAATATCCCCAATTACTTTTAATCATTCCTCCCTTGATGTTAATCAGGATGGCGCTGAATGCTATTGATGGGATGCTCGCGCGGGAACACGGGATGAAAAGCATTTTAGGAGGAATTCTTAACGAATTAACAGATGTCATTTCCGATGCCTTTATTTACCTGCCATTTGCTTTAATTCCTGGAATTACTAGCCCCCTAGTAGTTGTGATTGTTATCCTCGCAATTATTAGTGAAATGGCTGGAATTCTCGGTGTAGTCGCAGGTGGAACTCGTCGTTATGATGGTCCTATGGGGAAGAGCGATCGCGCCTTTATCTTTGCCCTAATTTCCCTGCTTCTAGGTTGCGGAATTATTTCCGGTACTTGGCTCAATATCCTTTTTGCCATGACCATAATTTTGCTAATTATCAATATCATTAATCGTGTCAGAAACACCCTAGCTGAGGTCAGTTAA
- a CDS encoding S8 family serine peptidase → MNRQLAVSSILLASTMLAVTSIFPLTAINRQFKSTAAAQTPESQNNQLFYLYQGKPVPLTQQKDAIAVEFKPVSNARNRGANPLYLQLEQDLAKGAGTRGGSQIQVKPLGGNYAVVALPAVNADAIRQKIKNQSYVKTSLPVLSRASSQDTIILPNEIIVSFQPNMGEKERASILKQNNLEIIRPLRFLPNIYIVKSTTVTDTAVLNVANQLNQVKGITSAAPNFLQSVADSVDITQQKSQGLNLDSGEKQSANATQRGNKSSSTYLGLQWHLNSAPLQTCLQQKINNFAELQSCLQEQSVKEKQTKPPVTLPRTDLRVTEAWQNSNGGKGVVVAVVDSLIQWNHPDLQNNLYKVSAADKCPGEEYGWDFSEPSNSKNPCEIGDADTKMSPLEMNILRKKLQDTFKLSDGELIKRYLSPQQIAKINPQLSQKQIGDRLRTMLRSQVGGEFHGTLVSGVIAAKPQTSEGMWGVAPNAKILPVRVFGLNGSIQNGAVLEAVAYSANRGADVINLSLGKMIPTDVEDMTYKQILQQNPKLVIVASSGNSNYPRVGFPSGYEGVLSVGATNLFGDRAPYSNYGMGLGVVAPGGDLSTSVGLLGGIATTGGTWMESFWQGLAYPNFRWSEVVDARGKYWWMQGTSFSSPAVAGVVALMKGEDGDRRLNRQQIINILKSTASYDSLRVSQKEKEKYRSLVNEGLISSGMTEQQVFFGSGLINADAAVRAVKK, encoded by the coding sequence ATGAATCGTCAACTGGCTGTATCCAGTATTCTTCTAGCTAGTACAATGCTGGCTGTGACAAGTATTTTTCCCTTAACAGCAATTAATCGCCAATTTAAATCCACTGCTGCGGCTCAAACACCAGAATCACAGAATAATCAACTATTTTATCTGTATCAAGGAAAACCCGTTCCCTTAACTCAACAAAAAGACGCGATCGCGGTGGAATTTAAGCCAGTATCTAATGCTCGCAATCGGGGGGCAAATCCCCTATATCTGCAATTAGAACAGGATTTAGCTAAGGGTGCAGGAACTCGCGGTGGTTCCCAAATCCAGGTGAAACCCCTGGGGGGGAATTATGCGGTTGTCGCGTTACCTGCTGTGAATGCTGATGCGATTCGGCAAAAAATTAAAAATCAAAGCTATGTTAAGACTTCCTTACCTGTATTAAGCCGTGCCAGCAGTCAAGATACGATTATTTTACCAAACGAAATTATCGTTAGTTTCCAACCCAATATGGGCGAAAAGGAAAGAGCATCGATTCTGAAACAAAATAATTTAGAAATTATTCGTCCTCTGCGTTTCTTACCGAATATTTACATTGTGAAATCAACCACAGTTACTGATACTGCTGTGTTGAATGTTGCCAATCAACTTAATCAAGTTAAGGGAATCACCTCTGCTGCTCCCAATTTCCTCCAGTCTGTTGCTGACTCTGTTGATATCACTCAACAAAAATCCCAGGGTTTAAATCTAGATTCTGGGGAAAAACAATCTGCCAATGCAACACAAAGGGGAAATAAGTCTAGTAGCACCTATTTAGGTTTACAGTGGCATTTAAATAGCGCTCCCCTACAAACTTGTTTACAACAGAAGATTAACAATTTTGCGGAATTACAAAGTTGTCTTCAGGAGCAAAGCGTGAAGGAGAAACAAACTAAACCTCCTGTCACCCTTCCCCGCACTGACTTACGAGTCACTGAAGCTTGGCAAAATAGTAATGGTGGCAAAGGTGTAGTAGTCGCAGTTGTTGATAGTTTAATTCAATGGAATCACCCCGATTTACAAAATAATTTATATAAAGTATCGGCTGCCGATAAATGTCCAGGAGAAGAGTACGGTTGGGATTTTTCCGAACCTAGTAATAGTAAAAATCCCTGCGAAATTGGTGATGCAGATACCAAGATGAGTCCTTTAGAAATGAATATTTTACGGAAAAAATTACAAGATACTTTCAAATTATCCGATGGAGAATTAATCAAACGATATCTTTCACCCCAACAAATAGCCAAAATCAATCCCCAATTGTCTCAAAAACAAATCGGCGATCGCCTACGTACGATGCTCCGTTCCCAGGTTGGTGGGGAATTTCACGGGACTTTAGTCAGTGGGGTAATTGCTGCTAAACCGCAGACTTCCGAAGGGATGTGGGGAGTTGCACCCAATGCCAAAATTTTGCCCGTGCGGGTGTTTGGATTAAATGGCAGTATTCAAAACGGTGCAGTTTTGGAAGCTGTGGCTTATTCTGCTAACCGGGGTGCAGATGTGATTAATTTAAGCTTAGGGAAAATGATACCCACCGATGTGGAGGATATGACCTACAAGCAGATATTACAACAAAATCCCAAGTTAGTAATTGTTGCTTCCTCTGGTAATTCTAATTATCCCAGAGTCGGCTTCCCTTCCGGTTACGAGGGGGTATTATCTGTGGGTGCAACTAATTTGTTTGGCGATCGCGCACCCTACAGCAACTATGGTATGGGATTGGGTGTAGTCGCACCAGGTGGAGATTTGAGTACCTCCGTGGGATTACTAGGGGGAATTGCTACCACTGGGGGAACTTGGATGGAATCATTTTGGCAGGGTTTAGCCTATCCTAACTTCCGTTGGTCTGAGGTGGTGGATGCACGGGGTAAATATTGGTGGATGCAGGGAACTTCTTTTTCTTCTCCTGCGGTTGCTGGGGTGGTAGCTTTGATGAAGGGTGAAGATGGCGATCGGCGATTAAATCGACAACAAATAATTAATATTCTCAAATCAACTGCAAGTTACGATAGTTTACGAGTTTCTCAAAAGGAAAAGGAAAAATATCGCAGTTTGGTAAATGAAGGTTTAATCTCTTCTGGAATGACAGAACAACAGGTTTTCTTCGGTAGTGGATTGATTAATGCTGATGCCGCAGTTAGAGCAGTGAAGAAATAA
- a CDS encoding TniQ family protein: MLSDNFNFQSPDFTQQLNLPKRSHLYPLQPLLLGTPLTESFTSYVTRLAAIHRVPTGVLLAQELAPTISRYPVKNSNHLSNLFFHAFFSQTGAWNGTGTMALEPVLVLQKLTQQPNLKYLTLIHWQNVLSTRNLLRKYKAWCPLCYSESSQKGIMLYEPLIWCVSAVKICPIHKYPLMNYCPNCGQHIYLLAWNTKNGFCCRCHYWLGSSCSTIELYNVNRQDIEWHSFIAQQVGLLIANTPYLIEIPKREFVAIAIDKCIEVLTKGNAKAFAQEMFLSSTVPRDWRVGNALPQLDKLLRVCYRLSIPLIDIYLGQLKLDAPIYLKELPLSEQYFKTNRPFDAQMVQEFLEQHQESFPPQSLKELALQIGYDSRDLYKYFPDLCHEISTRYKLYKPKSSKPHV, translated from the coding sequence ATGCTCTCTGATAATTTCAATTTCCAATCGCCGGATTTTACTCAGCAATTAAACCTACCAAAACGCAGTCATTTATATCCATTACAACCATTATTATTAGGCACACCACTAACTGAAAGTTTTACCAGTTATGTAACACGTTTAGCTGCAATTCACCGAGTACCAACAGGAGTTTTACTAGCTCAAGAATTAGCTCCAACGATTAGTCGTTATCCGGTCAAAAACTCTAATCACTTATCTAATCTATTTTTCCACGCCTTTTTTAGTCAAACAGGTGCATGGAATGGGACTGGAACTATGGCACTTGAACCTGTGTTAGTTTTACAGAAACTGACTCAACAACCAAATTTAAAATATCTCACCCTAATTCATTGGCAGAATGTTTTATCAACTCGGAATTTATTACGTAAATATAAAGCTTGGTGTCCACTATGTTATTCAGAATCTAGCCAGAAAGGAATAATGCTTTATGAACCATTAATTTGGTGCGTGTCCGCAGTGAAAATTTGCCCTATACACAAATATCCCTTGATGAATTACTGTCCAAATTGCGGGCAGCATATTTATCTATTAGCTTGGAACACTAAAAATGGCTTTTGCTGTAGATGTCATTATTGGTTAGGCAGCAGTTGTTCAACTATTGAATTGTACAATGTGAATAGACAAGATATCGAATGGCACTCATTTATTGCACAACAAGTTGGTTTATTAATCGCAAATACTCCTTATTTGATTGAAATTCCCAAACGAGAATTTGTTGCTATTGCTATCGATAAGTGTATTGAAGTTTTAACCAAAGGAAATGCTAAAGCCTTTGCACAAGAAATGTTTTTAAGTTCAACTGTTCCCAGGGATTGGCGTGTTGGTAATGCACTTCCTCAACTCGATAAATTATTACGTGTTTGCTATCGACTATCTATCCCTTTAATTGACATTTATTTAGGTCAGCTAAAATTAGATGCTCCTATATATTTAAAGGAATTACCATTATCCGAACAATACTTTAAAACTAATCGTCCCTTTGATGCACAAATGGTACAGGAATTTTTGGAACAGCATCAAGAATCCTTTCCACCTCAGTCGTTAAAAGAGCTTGCGCTTCAAATTGGCTATGATTCAAGAGATTTGTACAAATACTTTCCTGATTTATGCCATGAGATATCTACTCGCTATAAATTATACAAGCCAAAATCATCGAAACCTCATGTATAA
- a CDS encoding ATP-binding protein, translated as MHSTSDISQEILTASDNEKINYFINFTVVHRLLKQVYEEFLDAINNPGGASLIFLFGPTGVGKTTLMAQVMKIIFEQNQALMIQDLSFLPIAGVEARSPDTGSFDWKVYYKSVLIALSEPFADYKTRTGSHRVYGNGGEQKTVKVKPNLVDLRADVEHIFQQRRLKVFLVDEAQRFAKITSGHKQQDQMDAIQSMASFTQTRHGLFGTYELLQLRNLSGQLSRRSIDIHFPRYQSENPEDIKDFQRVLKSFSFAMPLPETPDLEKHWDYFYERSIGCVGIVKDWLTQSLRKALSESSNCLSYKHLQAYAPAVSKSVRMLTEAIEGENILSSGENQVEKLRSSLGLVVRDNQNISVRDTSSHHNLSTSAETKNNRKKRRPGERKINRDIVGGGGNAL; from the coding sequence ATGCATTCTACCTCAGATATTTCCCAAGAAATACTCACCGCATCAGATAATGAAAAAATTAATTATTTTATCAATTTTACTGTTGTACATAGACTTCTAAAACAAGTCTATGAAGAATTTTTAGATGCAATAAATAATCCTGGAGGTGCGTCATTAATTTTTCTATTCGGTCCAACTGGGGTTGGGAAAACAACTCTAATGGCTCAAGTCATGAAAATTATCTTTGAGCAAAATCAAGCTTTAATGATACAGGATTTGTCATTTCTTCCAATAGCTGGTGTCGAAGCACGTTCTCCAGATACAGGTTCTTTTGATTGGAAAGTTTACTATAAAAGTGTTTTAATTGCTTTAAGCGAACCATTTGCTGATTATAAAACTAGAACGGGTAGTCATCGAGTGTATGGGAATGGTGGCGAGCAAAAAACAGTAAAAGTTAAGCCAAATTTGGTAGATTTAAGAGCAGATGTCGAACATATTTTTCAGCAAAGAAGATTAAAAGTTTTTTTAGTTGACGAAGCACAACGTTTTGCCAAAATTACATCCGGTCACAAACAACAAGACCAAATGGATGCAATTCAATCAATGGCTAGTTTTACTCAAACAAGACACGGGTTATTTGGTACATATGAATTATTACAATTAAGAAATTTAAGCGGTCAGCTTAGTCGCAGAAGTATAGATATACATTTTCCTCGTTATCAAAGTGAGAATCCAGAAGATATCAAAGATTTTCAAAGGGTATTAAAAAGTTTCTCCTTTGCAATGCCTTTACCTGAAACTCCTGATTTAGAAAAACACTGGGATTACTTTTATGAGCGTAGCATTGGCTGTGTGGGAATAGTTAAAGATTGGCTCACACAGTCACTCAGAAAAGCTTTGTCTGAATCATCAAATTGTTTAAGTTACAAGCATTTACAAGCTTATGCACCTGCTGTCTCTAAATCTGTGCGAATGTTAACCGAAGCAATTGAGGGTGAGAATATTTTATCATCTGGGGAAAATCAAGTAGAAAAACTTCGTTCATCTTTAGGCTTAGTAGTTCGTGATAACCAAAATATATCTGTTCGGGATACATCAAGCCATCACAATTTATCTACAAGTGCAGAAACCAAAAACAATCGAAAGAAACGCCGTCCTGGGGAACGAAAAATAAATCGGGATATCGTTGGAGGTGGTGGAAATGCTCTCTGA